In one window of Leptospira sp. WS92.C1 DNA:
- a CDS encoding flavin-containing monooxygenase: MSSLPRVCVIGAGSSGIAACKALKDKGIPFDCFEAGSEVGGNWRFNNDNQMSNIYKSLHINTHRDRMEYKDYPMPRSYADYPGHKKILDYFIDYVNHFGFRKNIRFKNPVVHADYQDDETWLVKTGDGKQQYYDALIVSNGHHWSQRWPDPPFPGKFTGKIIHSHSYVDPENPIKLTGKRVVVLGMGNSAMDITVELCRPGVAEKVFLAARRGAYIIPNYLFGKPLDKSTELIPVHTPFWLKSFIMGLVFRFGVGKVEDFGLQKPDHKPGAAHPTISQDILVRLGRGDVTPKPNIESYNGNKVKFADGSEEEIDAVIYCTGYNVKFPFFDKNFISVKDNHLPLFHRMIKPEFKNLFFVGLYQPLGAIMPLAEFQGKWISEYLTGNYQMPSIKEMNQSIEKYESKMKKRYVASTRHTMQVDFEDFLYDMKSELKKGKKRADKNGNKPTVKAIAQHKQVSKNEIISHKNGTKSKTRALAKT, translated from the coding sequence ATGTCTTCATTGCCTCGAGTTTGTGTGATTGGAGCCGGTTCCAGCGGGATCGCAGCGTGCAAAGCTCTAAAAGATAAAGGAATTCCGTTTGATTGTTTCGAAGCGGGAAGCGAAGTCGGAGGGAATTGGAGATTCAACAACGACAATCAGATGAGCAACATCTATAAATCTCTCCATATCAACACACATCGAGATAGAATGGAATACAAAGACTATCCGATGCCGCGTAGCTACGCAGACTACCCCGGTCATAAAAAAATCCTGGATTATTTTATAGATTACGTAAATCACTTCGGTTTTCGTAAGAATATTCGATTTAAAAATCCGGTTGTCCATGCCGATTATCAAGATGACGAAACATGGCTCGTCAAAACAGGGGATGGAAAACAACAATACTATGACGCTCTCATCGTGTCTAATGGACATCACTGGTCTCAAAGATGGCCTGATCCTCCATTTCCAGGCAAGTTTACGGGAAAGATCATTCATTCTCATTCTTATGTGGATCCAGAAAATCCGATCAAACTTACCGGTAAGAGAGTTGTCGTTCTCGGCATGGGAAACAGCGCGATGGATATTACGGTCGAACTCTGTCGCCCGGGAGTAGCGGAAAAGGTTTTTCTTGCCGCAAGAAGAGGAGCATATATCATTCCCAATTATCTTTTTGGAAAACCGTTGGACAAATCCACCGAACTCATTCCGGTTCATACCCCATTTTGGCTTAAGAGTTTTATTATGGGATTGGTATTTCGCTTCGGAGTGGGGAAAGTAGAAGACTTCGGTTTACAAAAACCCGATCATAAACCGGGAGCCGCGCATCCGACCATTTCCCAGGACATCCTGGTTCGATTGGGCAGAGGTGACGTAACTCCAAAACCGAATATAGAATCGTATAACGGCAATAAGGTTAAATTCGCGGATGGAAGCGAGGAAGAAATTGACGCGGTAATTTATTGCACAGGATACAATGTTAAGTTTCCTTTTTTTGACAAAAATTTTATCTCTGTAAAAGACAATCATCTACCTTTATTTCATCGTATGATCAAACCTGAATTTAAGAATCTGTTTTTTGTCGGATTGTATCAGCCACTGGGTGCCATCATGCCTTTAGCGGAATTTCAGGGAAAATGGATTTCCGAGTATCTTACGGGTAATTATCAAATGCCAAGCATCAAAGAAATGAATCAATCTATCGAAAAATACGAATCAAAAATGAAAAAACGTTATGTGGCTTCGACAAGACATACGATGCAAGTGGACTTTGAGGATTTTTTGTATGATATGAAATCCGAACTCAAAAAAGGAAAAAAAAGAGCGGATAAAAATGGAAATAAACCGACCGTGAAAGCGATTGCACAGCACAAACAGGTTTCCAAAAACGAAATCATCTCTCATAAAAACGGCACAAAAAGTAAGACGCGTGCTCTTGCAAAAACTTGA
- a CDS encoding alpha/beta hydrolase: MLLQKLEAILLRWILSLPESILRKLSGGIIQKRNRVLDARLQMALYLARVKPKIETLSPVDARKMYKKSITIFDLPKEDLFQVENFTIPVKNGRIGIRLYRPIQTLSVSPSLVYFHGGGFVIGDLDTHDSPLRYLAKKTNTIILSVDYRLAPEFRFPTAVEDSFTAYRWIIKNANDLGIHPKKIAIGGDSAGGNLAANISILAKKKKIGTPLFQLLIYPYLDLFRMSQSRNDFGRGYLLTNKLLDYFNFYYLKSAIEGRQSLASPILYKKSSNFPKTYLQLAGFDPLQDEGFELIDALKKSKVSITYSLYKSLIHGYISFGGMIPEAKTALDEIAFFLEDGFRSK; encoded by the coding sequence GTGCTCTTGCAAAAACTTGAGGCTATTCTTCTCAGATGGATTCTGAGTTTACCCGAAAGTATTCTTAGAAAACTCTCGGGCGGAATCATTCAAAAACGAAATCGGGTTTTGGACGCGAGATTGCAAATGGCTTTGTATCTTGCCCGGGTCAAACCGAAAATCGAAACTCTTTCTCCTGTGGACGCGAGAAAGATGTACAAAAAATCGATCACCATATTCGATCTTCCGAAAGAAGATCTTTTTCAAGTGGAGAATTTTACGATCCCCGTTAAAAACGGAAGAATCGGAATCAGGCTTTATCGTCCGATTCAAACTTTGAGTGTATCGCCGTCTCTTGTGTATTTTCATGGAGGCGGATTTGTAATCGGAGATCTCGATACTCACGATTCCCCTTTGCGATATCTTGCAAAAAAAACGAATACGATAATCCTTTCGGTCGATTACAGACTAGCGCCGGAGTTTCGTTTTCCAACCGCGGTGGAAGATAGTTTTACCGCTTACCGGTGGATTATAAAAAACGCAAACGATCTTGGAATTCATCCAAAAAAGATCGCAATCGGCGGGGACAGTGCGGGTGGAAATCTTGCCGCGAACATTTCCATTCTTGCCAAAAAGAAAAAGATCGGCACTCCCCTTTTTCAATTGCTGATTTATCCGTATCTGGATCTTTTCAGAATGAGTCAGAGTCGAAACGATTTCGGTCGCGGATATTTACTAACAAATAAACTATTGGATTATTTTAATTTTTATTATTTAAAATCCGCAATCGAAGGAAGACAAAGTCTCGCATCTCCGATCCTTTACAAAAAAAGTTCGAATTTTCCGAAAACATATCTACAACTCGCAGGTTTTGATCCGTTACAGGACGAAGGATTCGAACTGATCGACGCTTTAAAAAAATCAAAAGTTTCAATTACCTATTCTCTTTACAAAAGCTTGATACATGGTTATATCAGCTTTGGCGGAATGATTCCGGAAGCTAAAACGGCTTTGGATGAGATCGCGTTTTTTTTAGAGGACGGTTTTCGTTCGAAATAA
- a CDS encoding alkaline phosphatase, giving the protein MKKRFLINRINIWLFLIILINLQLNAESANLVSGPIVGYSTLKEAMIWIQTDRKSSAILEYSEILNPQRTFYSEEIQTKSQTGFIAKLIAAKIEPGKKYRYDLLLDGKKVKAKHTQTFQAQSFFTAGQNPPSFSFALGSCAYVNETEFDVPGKPYGGEYFIYNSILSKKPDFMLWLGDNIYLRETDWDSRTGFFHRYKHQRGIPELGPLFASVHQYAIWDDHDFGPNDGDFSFWMKDTAEEMFKLHWGNSNYAKEGIYGSFTWGDAQFFLLDNRSFRTANSNQSIGPRQILGEKQFQWFVNSLAFSKATFKFVAIGGQFLNPNSVFENYATYPEEKNKILSAIRILKTKNVIFLTGDRHHTELNLLKEEGLEPIYDFTVSPLTSGYYSPVTEKNSLRVEGTLVDQRNFGLVTVSGKKGERKLLLQIFDTSGKEIWKKELTPTP; this is encoded by the coding sequence ATGAAAAAAAGATTTTTAATCAATCGTATAAACATTTGGCTTTTTCTAATCATCCTGATCAATCTTCAATTAAACGCAGAGTCGGCAAACCTCGTCTCCGGACCGATCGTGGGTTATTCTACTCTAAAAGAAGCCATGATTTGGATTCAAACGGATCGTAAGTCATCCGCTATTTTAGAATATTCTGAAATATTAAATCCACAGCGAACATTTTATTCGGAAGAAATTCAAACCAAATCACAAACCGGCTTTATCGCAAAACTAATCGCGGCCAAAATCGAACCGGGCAAAAAGTATAGATATGATCTTCTTTTGGACGGAAAAAAAGTGAAAGCCAAACATACGCAGACGTTCCAAGCCCAATCCTTTTTTACGGCCGGTCAAAATCCTCCGTCTTTCTCATTCGCATTGGGAAGCTGCGCTTATGTCAACGAAACAGAATTCGACGTACCCGGTAAACCTTACGGAGGAGAATACTTTATCTACAATTCAATTCTTTCTAAAAAACCCGATTTTATGCTCTGGCTCGGAGACAATATTTATCTGAGAGAAACGGACTGGGATTCAAGAACCGGATTTTTTCATCGCTACAAACACCAGCGGGGTATTCCGGAATTGGGACCGCTTTTTGCTTCCGTTCATCAATATGCGATTTGGGACGATCACGACTTTGGTCCGAACGATGGAGATTTCTCTTTTTGGATGAAGGATACCGCGGAGGAAATGTTCAAACTCCATTGGGGAAATTCTAATTACGCAAAGGAAGGAATTTACGGTTCGTTTACTTGGGGGGACGCGCAGTTTTTTCTTTTGGATAATCGCAGTTTTAGAACAGCTAACAGCAATCAGTCGATTGGTCCGAGACAAATTCTCGGGGAAAAACAATTTCAGTGGTTTGTAAATTCTTTGGCATTTTCCAAAGCGACGTTTAAGTTTGTCGCGATCGGAGGACAATTCTTAAATCCGAACTCGGTCTTTGAAAATTACGCGACTTATCCCGAAGAAAAAAATAAAATACTTTCAGCAATTCGTATATTAAAAACCAAAAACGTGATATTTTTAACGGGTGATCGCCATCATACAGAACTAAATCTTCTCAAAGAAGAAGGGCTGGAACCGATCTATGATTTTACGGTTTCGCCTCTTACATCCGGGTATTATTCTCCCGTTACCGAGAAAAATTCTCTGCGTGTGGAAGGAACTCTTGTCGATCAAAGAAATTTCGGACTTGTCACTGTCTCCGGAAAAAAGGGAGAAAGAAAACTTCTTCTTCAAATTTTCGATACATCCGGAAAAGAAATCTGGAAGAAAGAATTAACTCCGACTCCTTAA
- a CDS encoding GMC oxidoreductase: MEQKKRTNVHYDYDYIVVGSGFGGSVSAMRLSQKNYSVAVIESGKRWRSEDFPKSNWSLNKYLWMPRIGFYGIQRLNLLKDFFLVSGAGVGGGSLVYANTLYVPGDKVLNSPTFKKLGGKNKILPFYSVASRMLGVIQNPQLYESDLILKEIADEMGRGDTFCPTPVGVFFGDKPGKFTKDPYFLGEGPDRVTCNHCGGCMVGCRFNSKNTLDKNYLYFAEKLGAKIFPQSKVVSLIPLNEQGKPSASGTGEFGYQIETRSTTGFFGFPKKTLYAKNVILSGAVMGTVGLLLKMKQKGSLPRLSSMLGDCVRTNSETVLAITNFKKDVDYSRGVAITSSIHPDEHTHMEPVRYPKGSDFFGMIASVLTDGGGKFPRPLKYFVTLFTNPIYFFKASWPFGFAKNSLILLVMQSLDNQIRLIQTRRFVWPFEKTMSSALTKGEKTPSCIPIANDTARKISKKIGGIPRSSINDVLLNAPITGHIMGGCIMGETAREGVIDFKNRVFGYQNLRICDSSMITVNLGVNPSLSITALTERAMSFIPPKKGFRSVEFYFEKKFGLSSIINSSVNQKNSELKKEQKSKSAARAKKKFKTPISKKKKIRK, encoded by the coding sequence ATGGAACAAAAAAAGAGAACAAATGTTCATTATGATTACGACTACATTGTAGTCGGTAGCGGATTCGGGGGAAGTGTATCCGCGATGCGATTGAGTCAAAAAAATTATAGCGTTGCGGTGATCGAATCCGGTAAAAGATGGAGATCCGAAGATTTTCCAAAATCAAACTGGTCGCTTAACAAATATCTTTGGATGCCGAGAATCGGTTTTTACGGAATTCAAAGATTGAATTTATTAAAAGACTTTTTTCTTGTGAGCGGAGCGGGAGTCGGCGGTGGAAGCCTTGTTTATGCAAACACTCTTTATGTTCCCGGCGATAAGGTCCTTAATTCTCCAACGTTTAAAAAACTGGGAGGTAAAAATAAGATTCTTCCTTTTTATTCCGTTGCCTCCAGAATGTTAGGCGTAATACAGAATCCGCAATTATACGAATCTGATTTAATCCTCAAAGAAATTGCGGACGAAATGGGAAGAGGGGACACGTTTTGTCCTACGCCGGTGGGGGTTTTTTTCGGAGATAAGCCGGGTAAATTTACCAAGGATCCTTACTTTTTAGGGGAAGGTCCGGATCGGGTCACATGCAATCACTGCGGGGGTTGTATGGTGGGTTGCAGATTCAATTCTAAAAATACGTTGGATAAGAATTATCTTTACTTTGCGGAAAAGTTGGGAGCAAAAATTTTTCCGCAAAGTAAAGTTGTTTCTTTGATTCCGTTAAACGAACAAGGGAAACCGTCCGCTTCCGGTACCGGAGAATTTGGATATCAAATTGAAACACGATCTACCACCGGTTTTTTCGGTTTTCCAAAAAAGACACTTTATGCAAAAAACGTAATTCTTTCCGGGGCGGTGATGGGAACCGTAGGTCTGCTTTTGAAAATGAAACAAAAAGGGAGTTTACCGCGGCTTTCGTCGATGTTAGGAGACTGCGTTCGCACAAATAGCGAAACAGTATTAGCGATTACTAATTTTAAAAAAGACGTCGATTATTCGCGTGGAGTTGCCATTACCTCTTCTATACATCCCGACGAGCACACTCATATGGAGCCGGTTCGTTATCCCAAAGGATCCGATTTTTTTGGAATGATTGCTTCCGTTTTGACCGACGGTGGCGGAAAATTTCCAAGACCTTTAAAATACTTTGTTACCTTGTTTACCAATCCGATTTATTTTTTCAAAGCTTCTTGGCCTTTCGGTTTTGCAAAGAATTCTCTTATCTTACTGGTGATGCAATCTTTGGACAATCAAATTCGTTTGATACAAACGCGAAGATTTGTCTGGCCGTTTGAAAAGACGATGAGTTCCGCTTTGACCAAAGGAGAAAAAACTCCTTCTTGCATACCCATCGCAAACGATACCGCTCGTAAGATCTCTAAAAAGATAGGTGGAATCCCGCGAAGCTCCATCAATGACGTTCTGTTAAATGCGCCGATTACCGGTCATATCATGGGTGGTTGTATTATGGGAGAGACCGCCCGCGAGGGTGTGATCGATTTTAAAAATCGAGTTTTTGGTTATCAGAATTTGAGAATCTGCGACAGTTCGATGATCACGGTAAATCTCGGAGTCAACCCGAGTCTTTCGATCACAGCCTTGACCGAAAGAGCTATGTCTTTTATTCCTCCGAAAAAAGGTTTTCGGTCCGTTGAATTTTATTTTGAAAAAAAATTCGGACTTTCATCGATAATCAATTCCAGCGTGAATCAAAAAAATTCTGAACTTAAGAAAGAGCAAAAATCGAAATCCGCGGCGCGAGCAAAGAAAAAATTCAAAACACCGATTTCAAAAAAGAAAAAGATTCGTAAATAG